AATCGCGCACATTCGTCACGGAGACCTCGAGCAGCCCCTGTTCAATGGCTTTGCCTAACAGGCTCGCCCGAAGCGGCGCCTCGAAGAACTCCGGAAACAGCGTGAGCACATCAATGCGCATCGTCCACCGCAAACGGGGCAATATCTCGCACGAAAATCGCCCCGGATTCCCAATCTATGCGTTCAACTGCTTCCCTGATCACCGGCAGCATGATGCTGCGTCCATCCGGGCACTTCACTTCAATCACACCGTGGGCCGGCGTTTCTAACGCGCCCACGACCTTGCCTATTGCGGTTCCGCCGGGTCCGACCAAGCGCATGCCGATTAGAGCATCCGTCTCGAGGCGCCCCAGAAGAGCGATTGCGGCCTCATCCGCTTCCCACAAGACCTCCGCTCCTCGCATGCCGGCTACGCTGTCGCGCGGCGTTCCCGGCGTGAATTCCACCACAACCGCCCCGCCCGGCCGCCGCAACGCGGCCACAAGCGGCCGCACTTCGCGGCCGTCCGTCAAGCGCAAACGCAGCCGGCCCAGAAAGGCCTCGTCGGGAACGTCCCCGGCTGCCGCGCGAACGCGCACCTGCCGTTTGGCTGGGTTCACCGAATGAACCGTGCCGGCCACGACGACGCGCCTGGTCATGAATCCTCGAGACGCAAGCCTACTCCACGATTTGGAGCGTTGCCCGCGTGTCCTGTTTGTTGGCGGCAGTATTCAGGATGGTGCGGATGGCTTTCGCCGTGCGCCCATCCCTGCCGATAACCTTGCCCATATCGTCCGGGTGGACCCGCAGTTCAAAACACTGGCCATCCTCGTTCTCGATGACCGTTATCTGCACATCCTCGGGATGATCGACCAGCTTTTTCGCAATGAACTCGATGAGTTGCTTCACGTTGCGAATCCTCTTCGCGGCGCGTTCCCCGGAGCAGGCATTCTCCAGTCCCGCTCCGCTTTACCCCCGGTTCGCACCGGGGGCCCGGGGGTTCACGTTGCCGCAGTTTCTGCCGTTTCGGCTGCCGCGGCCGGTTCTTCCGCCGGCGTTGCTTCCTTCAGATCTTCTGGCTTCGCGCCTTTGGCGTACATCTCCATGACGCCTTTCTTGGCCAGAAATGACCGCACGGTATCCGAGGGGCGTGCGCCTTGGCACAACCACTTCAGGGCGCGCTTTGCATCGATTTCCAAGCGCGGTTCGGGCCGTGCGCAGGGATGATAGAAGCCGATTTCCTCGATTACGCGGCCCTGGGTGCGGGTCCGTCCGTCCACCACCACCACGCGGTAGTAGGGGGCATTGGTGCGGCCGCCTCGCTTCAGACGTATTACTGTTGCCATTGTTCCTTTCACTCCTGGCCGCGTTCTTCGCGCGGCCCTGCTCTTATGCCGTATCAGTCAGGGCGCCATTAGTCATGAAATGCCATATCGAACGCCACACGCTAGAAACCGGGCATGATCGGCATGCCCTTGCGGCCCTTTTTCCCGCCTTTCATCATCTTCTTCATCATCGTCCGCATCTGCTCGAAATCTTTGAGGAGCCTGTTGACCTCCTGCACCGAGGTCCCGCTGCCATCCGCAATGCGGCGGCGGCGGCTGCCGTTGATGAGCTTGGGTTTATGCCGCTCCTCGGGCGTCATCGAATAGATGATCGCCTCGACATATTTCATCTCGTCTTCGTCCACATCCATCGCCGCCTTGCCCATCATCTTCTTCATGCCGGGAATTTTCTGGACCAGGTCGCCAATGGACCCCATCTTCTTGAGTTGCTGCATCTGCTGCAGGAAATCCTCGAGGTCCCAGGTGGCCTTGCGCGCCTTTTCCTGAAACTTGAGGGCCTGCTCCCTGTCGACGACCTCCTGGGCCTTTTCGACGAGCGAGACGATGTCGCCCATGCCCAGGATTTGATCGGCCATGCGCTTGGGATGGAACGGCTCGAGCGCCTCGAGCTTCTCACCGGTGCCCACGAACTTGATCGGGCAACCGGTAACGCTGATCAGGCTGATGGCCGCGCCGCCGCGCGCATCGCCGTCCAACTGGGTCAACACGACGCCCGTCAAGGGCAGCGCATCGTGGAATTGCTTCGCGCTGTTGACGGCGTCCTGCCCGGTCATGGCGTTGGCGACAAACAGGATTTCGTGAGGCGACACCTGGCTCTGGATGCGGCGGACCTCGGCCATCATCTGCTCGTCCACGTGCAAACGGCCGGCGGTGTCCATGATGATGACGTCGCACTGGCGCATCTGGGCTTCCCCGCGCGCCATCACGCACGTGTCCACGGGGTCGGCGTGTTCCCCGAGGCTGAAACACTCGACTCCGGCTTGCTGCGCCACGACTTCCAACTGCTTGATGGCCGCCGGGCGGTACACATCCGCGGCCACCAGGAGGGGTTTGTGGCCCTTTTTCTTCAAATGCAGCGCGATCTTGCCTGCGCTGGTCGTTTTTCCTTGACCCTGCAACCCCACCATCATGATGAGGGTCGGCGGGTTCTCGGCAAATCTCAGGGGTTCATTCGAGCCGCCCATGGTCCGCACGAGCGCGTCGTGAACAATCTTGACGATCTGCTGGCCCGGCTGGATGCTCTCGAGCACTTTCTGCCCGAGCGCCTCCTCCTGGACGTCCGCGATGAACTGCTTGACAACCTTATAGTTAACGTCGGCCTCGAGCAGCGCCCGGCGGATTTCCTGGAGGCTGTCCTTCATGTTTTTCTCGGTCAGTTTTCCCTGACCGCGAATATTCTTGAAGGCGGCTTCCAGCCGTTTTGTCAGCGATTCGAACATAGTTCTCGCACGTTTTGAAACCTGGCCACGATCTGAAAAAGGGCAGATCTCACCCGAAGTCGAGGGCGCATATTAACATACGGACACAGACCAATGCAATTCTCACTCCCGCCGCTGTCACTCCGGCCGCTACGGCAAGAGCGGCATGTTACAGGCTTCGACCCTGATCGAAGGCAGCCGGATGAGCATCGCCGAA
This window of the Candidatus Hydrogenedentota bacterium genome carries:
- a CDS encoding KH domain-containing protein, whose protein sequence is MKQLIEFIAKKLVDHPEDVQITVIENEDGQCFELRVHPDDMGKVIGRDGRTAKAIRTILNTAANKQDTRATLQIVE
- the ffh gene encoding signal recognition particle protein; translation: MFESLTKRLEAAFKNIRGQGKLTEKNMKDSLQEIRRALLEADVNYKVVKQFIADVQEEALGQKVLESIQPGQQIVKIVHDALVRTMGGSNEPLRFAENPPTLIMMVGLQGQGKTTSAGKIALHLKKKGHKPLLVAADVYRPAAIKQLEVVAQQAGVECFSLGEHADPVDTCVMARGEAQMRQCDVIIMDTAGRLHVDEQMMAEVRRIQSQVSPHEILFVANAMTGQDAVNSAKQFHDALPLTGVVLTQLDGDARGGAAISLISVTGCPIKFVGTGEKLEALEPFHPKRMADQILGMGDIVSLVEKAQEVVDREQALKFQEKARKATWDLEDFLQQMQQLKKMGSIGDLVQKIPGMKKMMGKAAMDVDEDEMKYVEAIIYSMTPEERHKPKLINGSRRRRIADGSGTSVQEVNRLLKDFEQMRTMMKKMMKGGKKGRKGMPIMPGF
- the rpsP gene encoding 30S ribosomal protein S16, with translation MATVIRLKRGGRTNAPYYRVVVVDGRTRTQGRVIEEIGFYHPCARPEPRLEIDAKRALKWLCQGARPSDTVRSFLAKKGVMEMYAKGAKPEDLKEATPAEEPAAAAETAETAAT